Part of the Paramisgurnus dabryanus chromosome 21, PD_genome_1.1, whole genome shotgun sequence genome, TGTTTAAAGCTGTAATGATCATATATGtggagatttaaaaaaaaaaatgttgtagcTTTTATttcagttgttgttgttttatatgACAGTGAGGAGCACAACCAAATATGTTAATGTTTTTCTCACGTGCATGTTTAATTTTCTACTTACACTTTTGTGACAATGTATTTTAATTCtgttttatttaacatctttaatatgattaataaatcataaatcaataaatcaatcattttggttacactttataataagACTGTATTTGTACATTAGTTAGTGCACAAATTTCAACTAACACTGAACACTATTTCTAGCATTAATTAATCTTAGCTTGTGTTAATTTTAGTaattactaatacattttaacCCCTGGTTCAACTGTCACCAGCCCAAATGTGTTAATTACTTATTAAACCTTAAATAtagtcaaaaaataaaataatcttgTCAGACTATATAGTTATACTATACAATATAACTATATAACTAATtttagtttgtcaagattataagttttaattaacaatatatattaatattatcatatatatatatatatatatatactatatacaattctatgtattttttatatttcatcaccattttgagaaaaaaaaaattagatagTGAGAGcaattttctaaaatgtcatgAGCCCTCCAGTGGGCAAACTTGGTATTAGGGGTTGTGAGAGTTATAAGCTTAAAATCAATGTATCTGTGAACATtgaactaacataaacaattccattattaactaacattagaGATGAATAAGACTTTTATGTTATGTTAGCTTATGCATTTACTTACTgtatgcattaatgataacaaatacAACCACTGTAAATTGCTACCTCATATGTACTCTGAAACTTAAATAACttctgtttatttgttttttacctTTACAACAAAAAACATTATGGAAGATGAAAAATCACCATATAGTCTAACAAATCAAACACATTCACAAGTTTTGCTTGCATGCTCactctttattattattatgctttgtttaaaattatatatatatatatatatatatatatatatatatatatatatatatatatatatatatatatatatatatataaatgtttttaagaatgCATTAATAAAATGACCAAATTACAATTTAACTGAATTGAAATCAAAAAAGCTTTTGTTACATCAACAGCAGTATTCCTCTACTAATGATGTTTTGCGTGGTGGTGGTCGTGGTGGTGTTTTTTCTGTTGGAACAGATGGTATTACTGGTTAGAATAGATGGTCTGccaatatatttaaatttacatttctCCATTTGTGATTTTATCTAAAGCAACTTGTGGTGCATTCAGGCTttacattttttctttatttgcatTTCACAGAAACCAAACACATGACTTTGGCATTTCTAAAATACTCTACACAAAGCAGGCAGCAATGTAATTAAAGGTCACCTTCTTCCTTATTTTTttaaccctagttagtgtgtaatgttgctaatatcattaataatacctgtaaaatgaaaaAGCTCAAaattcactgccaggcgatttattcctttaacagaatttgcctttcaaagcctacagcgaatgtCCGGTTTAgactacagtcctctacttcctgctttaatgacgtcactagaaccatttttttactaaactccacccacatgaatacgtcagtcgacagctaagctaacggcaagctaagctgctattgatcacaacacactaaacaaatcAATACTCATTCAATACTTATTTCTGAAGGAGAACAAGACATAGACATAGAaatcagcccgttttgaggacagtgaaaacagcgctatatagataagtaaattgtgtgaaaaataccgcgtttttttacacgtaaaACATGAACAGGTGTTATATTGCGCACGGTTAACACactcaaagcttcaaaaacacagaaagaacaggaCATTTAAACTATCTATACACTTCCTTgccatttgcatttaaaaaatcaaACACAGGAGGCAACTATTAGATCATTATTGCATTATATGTGAAACCCCGCCTACATTGTACGCGTTGGTTTCACATGTGCCTATAGGAGGTTGTAGTATGTAGCCAGGGCCACATTAATGcatgggcttacctgggcttaaGCCCAGGGCCTCGGGCTGGAAAGGGCCCCGAGATGCcggaaaaaaataacaaccgcattttataaaaagttgaTACTCCCTTTAAAATGATGCTTAATCGCTTTGCTTTGAAGGTCCGTGCGTGAATGCAGTTCCTGCGCAAGAAAATCTCTCACTTACTGTAGGCTACCCTGCATTAGTGAGCTTTTAaaaatttctgtctgaaatatccATTATTGCATTTCTGATGAACAAAGACGAAACTGAGGACGCGTTTTTATCTTTATGAAAGACAACGTGTAAACATTCATTAAATGATTCCtcgtaacattttaaagccaagatgtacagaacagcacacaaagatattacacaaaacatttttgataactaaatctaataaataacaaattagaTTCTGCCTCGGAAGCCAGTtcagcgatcttatttcattttgagattTAGCGTGGCAAGGAAATAAAAGACGAGAAATTACATAtaatttgttactgtaaattataaaaacaagCTTTATATACAGTTCCTTAAACGgttcatttataacaagaaaacactgaaattaatcaTTTCATAGACACTATAtatgctttatttttttgtacagaAATATCTGATTGCTTACTttcactttgatcatctctgtattcacttgaaacatctgatgtttcttataacatttgtttcaggaatctcttttctatcatttgaaagttaacaccgaccatattattaaatcacaagagagACAATTTTGTCAGATTCGGTAGAGATATTTATATTCGGTGTCATCACCGAAacaaaaaaacggcttacctgttttgtagctcaacttttgacaagttaagcaacctttttaaataaattttaaaaacttatacttgttgaaaaatctgttttttgatgtttagtttgatgaacgcCTAAATATGATCACGCAGAACACCTAGCGCGTTCGGCTAAACTGAATGTGACAGCATGCAACAGCGTAACATCGACACAACGGAAAGCAATCCAAAACTTACagaacttaaattagatcagaatttacctttataattaataaaaaataaaaacaaaatgaagtcaGAATCAATAAGGTGCAGAACATGGGTGCAAAATGCCTAAATGCGCAGGGGAAtaaaacacaagccacaaaTAGATTAATCAGATAACACTAAAtaatctataaattaaataaaaacaaagaaatattaaaataaattttaaaataacgaaagtatagaattgcctgttttgtcttttaaattgCAGAAACAAAGAGACTTTGCAATGGTTTCTGGATATGGACGTGTAGCCCTGTCACAGGATTTAGGCTATTAacagactttaaaaatatttattgaaagctactttttcacatattatttacttagtattatcataataggctgtttattttttatattgggagaaagctgttatatgtgaaatcagataatgtgcactcttatacagccaaaattaaatgatcctcattttataacacatctgcgacgattcgactgtgcagtagtcgaatcaggcttctcctgtcAAAGCATCGAATCTTAGACTATTCGGGTCACCCCTAGCTAGGACTATGTGCATACTGTATGTTATGCAGTGATATTTGTGTAGATTGTGGGCATTCTGATAtcgttttaatattttgttattgcatttattccagcaAAATAAAAGCCTGACAACTTGCACTTAATGCCCagctaaaaaaaacagcataccagcaagaccagcatatgttgtgttttggtgctggtttgctagtgaacaccagctaaaccagcatcagcaccagcattagcaccagctaaacaaggaccaaaccagcattagcaccagctataccagcaccaaaccagcattagcaccagcatcccatgctggtcataccagcaagaccggcatatgttgtgttttggtgctggtatgctggtgaccaccagctaaaccagcatagaccagcataattcccatgctggtccgtgctggtttgatgctgtttttttcagcagggttattATAAAGATTGTGTGAATGTAGGCTGTAATTCTGGTGGATGAAGGGCCCCACAAAAGGGTAAAGCCCAGGGGCCCCTTACAGTGTTAATGCGGCCCTGTATGTAGCCCAGgtgatgcattgcattttgtcgcaatgcgcatgcTTTGAACGTTTGTGTACACgtatgagtcaaataaactatggccgtttctcaatcaaaAGGCTGTAGCCTCTGGAGGTCGCTTTTGTagactgcatacgtcataaagttttattttagaaTCTGAACAATTATAGAGTTGACTATTATCCTTAGTTACAGGCAGTGCATATATTCAATTCTCAGTGTACTTTAACATGTCTAAAAACACactaaaatgtttattaaataacacAATAGACAGAAAAGAGTTTATACTTACAGCAACACAGTTGTAAGTCACCTCCAAGTACTTATGAACGCCATGACATGGATCACCATGGACAGAATTTGAAGCATGAAGAGAACATTTCTTCTTTCCATTGCATCTTacgaagtaaaaaaaaagttcagTCACACtataaattgattttttttacaacatatttcacttttccatattattttaattaaaatctcAAGAATGaaagtttatatgtgtgtgaattcttaaaggtgcagtgtgtacattttagcagcatctagtggtgaggttgcgaattgcaaccaacagcttagTCCGCTTCTCACCCCTcacttttttaaacacatagagaagctacaatagccaccaccggacaaacatgtcatcgtcgaaGACAACTTAGTCAAAAaaattgtccgttaagggcttctgtagaaaaatggcggcacaaaatggcgacttccatgtaaggggaccctcggtgtatgtagataaaaaggtctcgttctaaggtaataaacacatctAGTGTTCATAATGAAAGGTTTTTAttcacccctgataatatagttttgtatattattttgaatttctgtcaagagatccttctaaaaatgacacactgcacctttaagtgatCTCAGACAAGGTGTTGGTGTTGTAATACCTAGACAGATGGTGTCCAGTATTATTAGAATAACAGGTGGCTGAAGTTGCTTTTGCGTGTTTGCAGATTGTTAGGTCTCTTCGTCCATAATTGGCATGTTTAATCTGAATGACACCAGTATCTATTGAAACACAAAAGCATTATGTGTTCTTACTAAAAGCtactaaattaaaaaatatcttgACTGCTGTTTGACCTACAAACTCATCAGCACATCTTGTGTCTAATGTTGATGATCTGACGTTCTCAATTGAGAAAAAACACATAGACAAAAACTGACACTGGAAAAATTTCTTGTTGCACTTTACTTttaaagtttaatcaacttcTTGACTGGCTATAAAttatcaaaaataaatttgaaagaCCTTAAGctaattaaactttatttttataattatttatacactgtaaaaagtgaaaattgaatatacaaaaattactttaatagataacacttaaaatatttaacactTTATAGAAGTAATTTACAAATTAATctaactttcactttttacagtgtaccaacTCCATACTAGTCAAGAcagtttaaattaattgtaaattcaagttgattaaacttagtaagtatttttagtaaagtattttttctgtaaatatttgtttatttgtattaataatGTGTCATATACAAATCTCAATTTGTGGTCAgtttcaaaacaaaacaattacTGCTTCAATAGCCTATGTATTCAGATTCCTAATATTGTGGATGTAGCAAAAAGCTTAAGGATCAAATATGTTAAAACTGCTGTTATCGATTGTTGCTACAATAAAATCTCaaagaaatttgagaaagaaaagatTCATCTTACCACAATGAATGTGACTCTGTTTACCCTCACAGGTAACACTTTTTCCTGGAAAATAAACATCAGTCATTTATGGCTgagctacccagtctcacgagGTTTCGTGAtgtagtcacgtaatttttttattctttttttgtgatattttcacaaatttccgcgttttttcgtgatcgtataacgaattcctgttttcgtgtgttTATCACGTactgtattggttactcaacttatttttcctatttttaaaccattgtcgcttcggtttaaacttagatttggtgcttgcaggaattcgttatacgatcacgaaaaaacgcggaaattcgtgataatatcacgaaaaaagaaaaaaaaatacatgactatataacgaaatttcgtgagactggctGTCTATAACAATAACTACCAATACTGACTAAAATTAAAGATTTTACAAGACTAAAtgattaataatatatataataatacacaatgtaaatgtattgacTTACTACTTTGGACACAACTGTAAGACACATCAAGGTATTTATAAGTTCCAACACATGGGTCAGAGAAAAATGAGTTCTGTGCAGGAACAGAACAGCTTGTTTTTCCGTTACACCTGCaaacaatgaaaatacaatgaagtcTAAGCATCCATAAAGTTGTACAGTTTTTAGGTTGTGGATATTTTTTACACTTTGCATTCAACAAAGAAAAATTTTGCTAATTGTGATTCCTACCTAGTGGACAGTTTTTGGAGGGAAGTTTTTTGGGAGCAATGCACATCTGAGATCTCTTTCGCTGGTTTCCCAGCAGAGCACACAGTACTGCTAGTCCGTCCATAGTTGGCTTTATCGACATGTATGAAACCATGGTCTGATACATGTTAAAAGATAATACAATTATAAGACTCATTGTAGAGTTACACAGTTATAGTAATATCAGAATGAGTCTGGATAACTCACCACACTTGAGGGCCAGGGAGCTACCCTCACAGGCCTGGGAATGTTTTGATGTTCCTTCACCTAAACCTGCTGTTTATGTGAAAAgatacaaacaaaataaatgtatttttttcatagtttgcaTATAATGTACTTTGCAGATTTGGTGTAGCTTTTTCAAaattgcatttggcagacagaCTCGTATTACACATTTGACAATTTCACATCTTACCATGCTGGCAGAAAAACAGCAGCACTGGAATAATAAACAGAAACAAATTTTAACATCTGCATATAACAATTTTCATCATCAAAAAATGACACTTTTATATACTTTTATCAACTAAATTCAAAAGAATTGGTTACTTACCAATAATCCAGATTTGCTTTTGTTCCAGCATGTTGATGTGTGAAAAAAGGCAAACGAAACAACCCACAGTTACAGCTTTGTAAGCTCTTTCAAATGTTAATGTAAAGATTCATCTGCACTCCTGGTTTTTATAAAGAACAGCATCGCCGCAAACACATGTTAACTTTTGATAACAAAGAAGAAGTGACAATTAAAATTCCTATCTTGTTAATGTTGAAAAAAACACGCAAGATTATATCatataaaagataaaaaacaaaactgttCTTTTCTCATTCTTGCATGAATGTGTAGCAATAAACACTTTAACCCTTTAAAACAGCTTTAACctatattaaaaatatgcatttgcattaaaaaattctGTATCCCTCTACTTTGCATTTTAGTATAATTCTTATAATcactataatatttttttaaagctataaAACATCAAAGCTGACAAGAaacctgtacaaaaatctgatGATATGTGTTATCCAAGAATGTTGTAAAGACATTTTAGTACAATCATTGGTTTAGACCCCACTGTACGCCCTTGGCATACGAAAGCTGGCCCTCCAGATTGGTCAAGAGTGCCTCCGTTGGAGACAAAGGCACAGCGAGAGGTACAGAAACAgcagatatttataaaatttAAAGCATATAGTGTTGAGCTTGACACATTTAAGCTGATATAGATTCCtttaacttatttttatgtgtttttaacaaatgttttgcatttttactgCGTTTCCACAGAGAGATTTAAAATTTGCTTTGATGTAAATTGTGCTGATTCAATTTGTAATAAAATCTTTGTCTGTTGTTTGTCCAGTTGTTCACCCACATTGATCAGTGGAAACCATTGTAATAATGAAACTTTCCTGCATTTTTCTGTGATCCATGTGTAGGATACAAATACCTGAATATGTCCAATACCTGTGTCCCAAGTTAGTTAATGACTGTTACTATAGTTGTGTTTTCATTACCCTTTTTACcgcaaactaaaaaaaaaagaatatatcACAGAACTGCAACAGAAACCATTTTTAGCATTAAAACGTCATTACAGGTGCAAGGGTGTGGGCCACATGAAATCTGAACGTGAGCACCGATGCAAAACCCGCTCTAGTAATCTCTATCTCTAAATGGATTGTGCCAACAATCTGGTGTTATGACCTGAGGCCGGGAAATAAGCAGATTTTAAATGAAAGTCTTGTGATACAGTCACAAAAACACACTGAATAACTTTCCCACTCATTCTCATTTACTTGCTTGTGGAGTGATCTTTTAAATGCGGGCCGTCAACCACATCTCTCAGtattcaaagaaaaaaaattttaaacatattttccaTGAATAGTTGAAGAACTTGCCAtcatttgtataaataaatcgCTTTGTTGTTTCCTCTGTTCTGCGTTTTGAaggtcgctttggataaaattacactcacctaaaggattattaggaacaccgaACTAATACCCTGTTTGACCCCCTTtagccttcagaactgccttaattctacgtggcattgattcaacaaggtgctgaaagcattctttagaaatgttggtccatattgataggatagcatcttgcggttggagatttgtgggatgcacatccagggcacgaagctcccgttccaccacatcccaaagatgctctattgggttgagatctggtgactgtgggggccattttagtacagtgaactcattgtcatgttcaagaaaccaatttgaaatgattcgagctttgtgacatggtgcattatcctgctgcaagtagccatcagaggatgggtacatggttgtcataaagggatggacatggtcagaaacaatgctcaggtaggccgtggcatttaaacgatgcctaattggcactaaggggcctaaagtgtgccaagaaaacatcccccacaccattacaccaccagcctgcaccaGCTTGTGggaacaaggcatgatggatccatgttctcattctgtttacgccaaattctgactctaccatctgaatgtctcaacagaaatcgagactcatcagaccaggcaaaaaTTTTCCAGGCTTCAACTgaccaattttggtgagctcgtgcaaatt contains:
- the LOC135775323 gene encoding L-rhamnose-binding lectin CSL3-like, whose translation is MLEQKQIWIIVLLFFCQHAGLGEGTSKHSQACEGSSLALKCDHGFIHVDKANYGRTSSTVCSAGKPAKEISDVHCSQKTSLQKLSTRCNGKTSCSVPAQNSFFSDPCVGTYKYLDVSYSCVQSRKSVTCEGKQSHIHCDTGVIQIKHANYGRRDLTICKHAKATSATCYSNNTGHHLSRCNGKKKCSLHASNSVHGDPCHGVHKYLEVTYNCVAKKHHHDHHHAKHH